The DNA region AAACATATAGCTATTGCTGAAAAAGAAATGTCAAGAATGTTAGAAAAAATAACAGAAGCTTCATTAATTGATTTGGATTTTGGAAATGAAAAAATAACAGTATTTTTAAAAACAATTCAAAGACATAAAGTTTCAGATAAGCCTATTCATGCTGATTTTTATATTCCAGCTGAAGGACGTAAGATGACATTAAATATTCCATTTGAAGTTGAAGGAGATCCAATTGGTGTAACAAGAGATAATGGAGTTATGGAAGTTGTATTATTCGAAATACCTGTTGAAATTCTTCCAAAGGATGTTATTGAAGAAATAAGAATAGATGTTTCAAATTTAGAAATAAATCAACATATAACAGTTGCTGATATTGCTGAATTAATACCTGAAAATGCAAAAGTTCTTCTTGATGAAGATGAAGTTCTTGTAACAATCAATAAAAAAGTTGTTTCTGTTGAAGACGAAGAAACTGGTGAAGAATCAGCTGAACCAGAAGTAATCGAAGAAAAAACAGAGGAATAATGAAAAAAATAATCATTGGATTAGGTAATCCGGGTCCACGTTATGTTTTTACAAGACATAACGTGGGCTTTTTAACAGTTGACAGATTCGTGGAACTTAATAAAAGGTATATAGATTATAAAAAAATATCAGCAAAGACTTTTGAAGGATTTGAAACTAATGAATATGTAATTGTTAAACCAATTACATATATGAATTTATCTGGTCAATCACTTTTTGAACTCAAAAAAAAATATGGAGAAATAGAAGCACAAAATATTATTGTT from Oceanotoga teriensis includes:
- a CDS encoding 50S ribosomal protein L25 — its product is MARKYNLEVVERDLKKKANVLRAEGFVPAEVYGPALKENKHIAIAEKEMSRMLEKITEASLIDLDFGNEKITVFLKTIQRHKVSDKPIHADFYIPAEGRKMTLNIPFEVEGDPIGVTRDNGVMEVVLFEIPVEILPKDVIEEIRIDVSNLEINQHITVADIAELIPENAKVLLDEDEVLVTINKKVVSVEDEETGEESAEPEVIEEKTEE